Proteins found in one Trichoplusia ni isolate ovarian cell line Hi5 chromosome 14, tn1, whole genome shotgun sequence genomic segment:
- the LOC113500858 gene encoding formin-like protein 14 yields the protein MESLSRIVLGILILQIYVHAAPGDVSKLEDIAKVEQAEPKLDAELKEVKTENTSDSTKEAAKTESNSTESQRQKRWYNPYNFGFPPITPPNFPPFGRDNGPNPNFYGNEDPLVQIHRRIQEIASFVRQPPPPPIPHVPIFYPILYIPPEDCRCNQNPSPTTDRPQTSDNNGTEPDIASRWPAMEDTRQNWGFLINETDTDDLDFSRPISFDPIRLDRPVRPPPPVEHGSVQSDSNDQNSIAQPLRPTQNAPPALNKPPSTTPAPFKPESSSENRPQSGRTPPSACDGAVLTCCHQPQVTYDCFAIQGCPQFTSYGNPCEPKQILTVIEKFQNFYGQRGG from the coding sequence atGGAGAGTTTAAGTCGCATTGTTCTTGGCATTCTCATCTTGCAAATATACGTTCACGCTGCACCTGGTGACGTCAGCAAGCTCGAAGATATCGCTAAAGTAGAACAAGCGGAGCCTAAACTCGACGCAGAACTTAAAGAAGTAAAAACTGAAAACACAAGTGATAGCACAAAAGAAGCCGCGAAAACTGAAAGTAACTCTACTGAGTCACAACGTCAAAAAAGGTGGTATAACCCTTATAATTTTGGATTTCCTCCAATAACTCCACCAAATTTTCCACCTTTTGGACGCGACAACGGTCCTAATCCAAACTTTTACGGAAATGAGGATCCACTAGTCCAAATACATAGACGGATAcaagaaatagctagttttgTTAGGCAACCCCCACCTCCGCCAATACCGCATGTGCCTATTTTCTACCCGATTCTTTACATACCGCCTGAGGACTGCCGATGCAATCAAAACCCCTCGCCAACGACCGATAGGCCACAAACGTCAGACAACAATGGAACAGAACCAGATATAGCCAGCCGTTGGCCAGCTATGGAAGATACGAGACAGAACTGGGGATTCCTCATCAACGAAACTGATACAGACGACTTAGACTTCAGCAGACCTATTTCTTTTGATCCTATTCGTCTGGACAGACCTGTTAGGCCACCACCTCCAGTTGAACATGGAAGTGTACAAAGTGACTCGAATGATCAAAACAGTATTGCGCAGCCACTGCGTCCTACACAAAACGCTCCTCCGGCTTTAAACAAGCCACCCAGTACAACACCTGCTCCATTCAAACCAGAGTCATCAAGTGAGAACAGGCCTCAGTCTGGAAGAACGCCTCCTAGTGCCTGTGATGGTGCAGTCCTAACTTGCTGCCATCAGCCACAAGTTACGTATGACTGCTTCGCCATTCAGGGTTGCCCACAATTCACGTCATACGGAAACCCTTGTGAACCCAAACAAATACTTACTGTAATCgagaaatttcaaaatttctacGGACAAAGAGGAGGATGA